One region of Miscanthus floridulus cultivar M001 chromosome 19, ASM1932011v1, whole genome shotgun sequence genomic DNA includes:
- the LOC136528438 gene encoding two-component response regulator ORR25-like isoform X3: protein MDADTFPAGLRVLAVEHDRVCRKLLERQLKYCNYNATMVTNAQTALDMLRERKDGNQFDLVISNVAMPKPNMDGFKLLELIGLEMDLPVIMLSANSETQTIMKGIKHGACDYMVKPVRLEQLRGIWKHVVKNSKTDHAVRKLPSGDGDKVEKVGANHTKKYSRKNKKAVDVADEDNENTSTQKKQRVQWCGELHRKFVEAINQIGMDRAVPKKILEVMNVEGLTKENVASHLQKYRIYLRKLNEGTLRNSNPFADETEALWRNMNVPSFIGSPSSSNHFAKMNSLSANGTQASLPTESVQVMSSQRNLGIPQSNMEPVGHSVNLPKNAVPMPVQDISRFVSSGKSYAPVSSGELPGASQCFPSVPSGSSFPNSSNGVVLNTSKPFSVDISGSSFANISNDSPPLTSNMSLSSSRSCSSYASILRGKILGSIRGIPFEDISDGEMLAPSGHLPLQSPDLVTQPSAQLQSCSTGQFNKVASEVHQIAGPSNSWKAAVPSRFSDLGHNVGTSEDPSQGNNFKINQLSRFAGSSGQIPTFRNEYQKKFAGITGNTVPMVGFREQVAAFSFGNNTHSTAMPIGNSSLASSSSTRPDLQIDNSAMPTQVLNGGGASGNLHVDSTVNQQAVSDQLNNINEFLMGTSEAQNGGSDDFDDFLAYFNQQDFVNNGDSFIDGDWEFAP, encoded by the exons ATGGACGCGGACACCTTCCCAGCGGGGCTGCGTGTGCTCGCCGTCGAACACGACCGCGTCTGCCGCAAGCTCCTAGAGAGGCAGCTGAAGTATTGCAACTACAACG CGACAATGGTGACGAACGCCCAGACGGCGTTGGACATGCTCAGGGAGAGGAAGGACGGGAACCAGTTCGACCTGGTGATCAGCAACGTCGCCATGCCCAAGCCCAACATGGACGGCTTCAAGCTCCTCGAGCTCATCGGCCTGGAGATGGATCTTCCAGTCATCA TGCTATCTGCAAACAGTGAGACACAGACTATAATGAAAGGGATAAagcatggagcctgtgattaTATGGTAAAGCCGGTGCGCCTCGAACAGCTTAGGGGCATATGGAAACATGTGGTGAAGAATAGTAAGACTGATCATGCTGTTCGGAAGTTGCCATCTGGGGATGGTGATAAAGTTGAGAAGGTTGGAGCAAACCACACCAAGAAGTATTCAAGGAAAAACAAAAAGGCTGTGGATGTTGCTGATGAGGACAACGAGAACACATCAACCCAGAAGAAGCAAAGGGTCCAGTGGTGTGGTGAGCTACACCGGAAGTTTGTAGAAGCTATCAATCAGATTGGCATGGACA GGGCTGTTCCTAAGAAGATTTTAGAAGTCATGAATGTGGAAGGCCTTACTAAAGAGAATGTCGCCAGTCATCTGCAG AAGTACAGAATCTACCTCAGAAAGCTCAACGAGGGCACATTGAGGAATTCTAATCCATTTGCTGACGAAACTGAAGCACTGTGGAGAAACATGAATGTCCCATCCTTCATTGGCTCTCCAAGCTCAAGCAACCATTTTGCAAAGATGAATTCCTTATCTGCAAATGGAACGCAAGCTTCGCTGCCCACAGAGTCAGTTCAGGTCATGAGCTCCCAGAGAAACCTGGGCATTCCTCAGTCAAACATGGAACCAGTTGGCCACAGTGTCAACCTGCCCAAAAATGCTGTGCCTATGCCAGTGCAGGATATCAGCAGATTCGTCTCTTCTGGCAAGTCCTACGCACCTGTATCGAGTGGTGAGCTGCCAGGTGCAAGCCAGTGCTTCCCTTCTGTTCCTTCTGGCAGCTCCTTTCCAAATAGTTCAAATGGTGTGGTGTTGAACACAAGCAAACCTTTCTCTGTTGATATTTCTGGGAGTTCATTTGCAAATATCTCAAATGACAGTCCACCATTGACCTCGAACATGTCCTTGTCTTCGTCTCGTTCGTGCAGCTCCTATGCGAGCATATTGCGTGGCAAGATTTTGGGGTCAATCAGAGGTATTCCTTTCGAAGACATATCAGATGGTGAGATGTTGGCTCCTTCTGGTCATTTACCACTGCAGTCTCCTGACTTGGTGACCCAGCCTTCGGCTCAACTTCAATCATGTTCTACTGGCCAATTTAACAAGGTTGCCAGCGAAGTTCACCAAATTGCAGGACCTAGTAACTCCTGGAAAGCTGCTGTGCCGTCAAGGTTTTCTGATCTTGGTCATAATGTTGGAACGTCTGAAGATCCCTCGCAGGGTAACAATTTCAAGATCAACCAGTTGTCAAGATTTGCAGGCTCCTCTGGACAGATTCCAACTTTCAGAAATGAGTATCAGAAGAAATTTGCAGGAATCACAGGGAACACCGTACCAATGGTAGGTTTCAGAGAGCAGGTGGCAGCATTCAGTTTTGGAAACAACACACACTCTACAGCGATGCCAATTGGCAATTCTTCTTTGGCTAGTTCATCAAGCACCAGACCTGACCTTCAGATAGACAATTCTGCCATGCCGACCCAGGTGCTGAATGGCGGTGGTGCAAGTGGCAACCTCCATGTTGATAGCACTGTTAATCAGCAAGCTGTTAGTGACCAATTGAATAACATCAATGAATTCCTCATGGGAACAAGTGAGGCGCAGAATGGGGGGAGCGATGACTTCGATGATTTCCTTGCTTACTTTAATCAA CAGGATTTCGTCAACAATGGTGATTCTTTCATCGATGGGGACTGGGAGTTTGCCCCTTGA
- the LOC136528438 gene encoding two-component response regulator ORR25-like isoform X1, with protein sequence MDADTFPAGLRVLAVEHDRVCRKLLERQLKYCNYNATMVTNAQTALDMLRERKDGNQFDLVISNVAMPKPNMDGFKLLELIGLEMDLPVIMLSANSETQTIMKGIKHGACDYMVKPVRLEQLRGIWKHVVKNSKTDHAVRKLPSGDGDKVEKVGANHTKKYSRKNKKAVDVADEDNENTSTQKKQRVQWCGELHRKFVEAINQIGMDRAVPKKILEVMNVEGLTKENVASHLQKYRIYLRKLNEGTLRNSNPFADETEALWRNMNVPSFIGSPSSSNHFAKMNSLSANGTQASLPTESVQVMSSQRNLGIPQSNMEPVGHSVNLPKNAVPMPVQDISRFVSSGKSYAPVSSGELPGASQCFPSVPSGSSFPNSSNGVVLNTSKPFSVDISGSSFANISNDSPPLTSNMSLSSSRSCSSYASILRGKILGSIRGIPFEDISDGEMLAPSGHLPLQSPDLVTQPSAQLQSCSTGQFNKVASEVHQIAGPSNSWKAAVPSRFSDLGHNVGTSEDPSQGNNFKINQLSRFAGSSGQIPTFRNEYQKKFAGITGNTVPMVGFREQVAAFSFGNNTHSTAMPIGNSSLASSSSTRPDLQIDNSAMPTQVLNGGGASGNLHVDSTVNQQAVSDQLNNINEFLMGTSEAQNGGSDDFDDFLAYFNQDFVNNGDSFIDGDWEFAP encoded by the exons ATGGACGCGGACACCTTCCCAGCGGGGCTGCGTGTGCTCGCCGTCGAACACGACCGCGTCTGCCGCAAGCTCCTAGAGAGGCAGCTGAAGTATTGCAACTACAACG CGACAATGGTGACGAACGCCCAGACGGCGTTGGACATGCTCAGGGAGAGGAAGGACGGGAACCAGTTCGACCTGGTGATCAGCAACGTCGCCATGCCCAAGCCCAACATGGACGGCTTCAAGCTCCTCGAGCTCATCGGCCTGGAGATGGATCTTCCAGTCATCA TGCTATCTGCAAACAGTGAGACACAGACTATAATGAAAGGGATAAagcatggagcctgtgattaTATGGTAAAGCCGGTGCGCCTCGAACAGCTTAGGGGCATATGGAAACATGTGGTGAAGAATAGTAAGACTGATCATGCTGTTCGGAAGTTGCCATCTGGGGATGGTGATAAAGTTGAGAAGGTTGGAGCAAACCACACCAAGAAGTATTCAAGGAAAAACAAAAAGGCTGTGGATGTTGCTGATGAGGACAACGAGAACACATCAACCCAGAAGAAGCAAAGGGTCCAGTGGTGTGGTGAGCTACACCGGAAGTTTGTAGAAGCTATCAATCAGATTGGCATGGACA GGGCTGTTCCTAAGAAGATTTTAGAAGTCATGAATGTGGAAGGCCTTACTAAAGAGAATGTCGCCAGTCATCTGCAG AAGTACAGAATCTACCTCAGAAAGCTCAACGAGGGCACATTGAGGAATTCTAATCCATTTGCTGACGAAACTGAAGCACTGTGGAGAAACATGAATGTCCCATCCTTCATTGGCTCTCCAAGCTCAAGCAACCATTTTGCAAAGATGAATTCCTTATCTGCAAATGGAACGCAAGCTTCGCTGCCCACAGAGTCAGTTCAGGTCATGAGCTCCCAGAGAAACCTGGGCATTCCTCAGTCAAACATGGAACCAGTTGGCCACAGTGTCAACCTGCCCAAAAATGCTGTGCCTATGCCAGTGCAGGATATCAGCAGATTCGTCTCTTCTGGCAAGTCCTACGCACCTGTATCGAGTGGTGAGCTGCCAGGTGCAAGCCAGTGCTTCCCTTCTGTTCCTTCTGGCAGCTCCTTTCCAAATAGTTCAAATGGTGTGGTGTTGAACACAAGCAAACCTTTCTCTGTTGATATTTCTGGGAGTTCATTTGCAAATATCTCAAATGACAGTCCACCATTGACCTCGAACATGTCCTTGTCTTCGTCTCGTTCGTGCAGCTCCTATGCGAGCATATTGCGTGGCAAGATTTTGGGGTCAATCAGAGGTATTCCTTTCGAAGACATATCAGATGGTGAGATGTTGGCTCCTTCTGGTCATTTACCACTGCAGTCTCCTGACTTGGTGACCCAGCCTTCGGCTCAACTTCAATCATGTTCTACTGGCCAATTTAACAAGGTTGCCAGCGAAGTTCACCAAATTGCAGGACCTAGTAACTCCTGGAAAGCTGCTGTGCCGTCAAGGTTTTCTGATCTTGGTCATAATGTTGGAACGTCTGAAGATCCCTCGCAGGGTAACAATTTCAAGATCAACCAGTTGTCAAGATTTGCAGGCTCCTCTGGACAGATTCCAACTTTCAGAAATGAGTATCAGAAGAAATTTGCAGGAATCACAGGGAACACCGTACCAATGGTAGGTTTCAGAGAGCAGGTGGCAGCATTCAGTTTTGGAAACAACACACACTCTACAGCGATGCCAATTGGCAATTCTTCTTTGGCTAGTTCATCAAGCACCAGACCTGACCTTCAGATAGACAATTCTGCCATGCCGACCCAGGTGCTGAATGGCGGTGGTGCAAGTGGCAACCTCCATGTTGATAGCACTGTTAATCAGCAAGCTGTTAGTGACCAATTGAATAACATCAATGAATTCCTCATGGGAACAAGTGAGGCGCAGAATGGGGGGAGCGATGACTTCGATGATTTCCTTGCTTACTTTAATCAA GATTTCGTCAACAATGGTGATTCTTTCATCGATGGGGACTGGGAGTTTGCCCCTTGA
- the LOC136528438 gene encoding two-component response regulator ORR25-like isoform X2, translating into MKGIKHGACDYMVKPVRLEQLRGIWKHVVKNSKTDHAVRKLPSGDGDKVEKVGANHTKKYSRKNKKAVDVADEDNENTSTQKKQRVQWCGELHRKFVEAINQIGMDRAVPKKILEVMNVEGLTKENVASHLQKYRIYLRKLNEGTLRNSNPFADETEALWRNMNVPSFIGSPSSSNHFAKMNSLSANGTQASLPTESVQVMSSQRNLGIPQSNMEPVGHSVNLPKNAVPMPVQDISRFVSSGKSYAPVSSGELPGASQCFPSVPSGSSFPNSSNGVVLNTSKPFSVDISGSSFANISNDSPPLTSNMSLSSSRSCSSYASILRGKILGSIRGIPFEDISDGEMLAPSGHLPLQSPDLVTQPSAQLQSCSTGQFNKVASEVHQIAGPSNSWKAAVPSRFSDLGHNVGTSEDPSQGNNFKINQLSRFAGSSGQIPTFRNEYQKKFAGITGNTVPMVGFREQVAAFSFGNNTHSTAMPIGNSSLASSSSTRPDLQIDNSAMPTQVLNGGGASGNLHVDSTVNQQAVSDQLNNINEFLMGTSEAQNGGSDDFDDFLAYFNQQDFVNNGDSFIDGDWEFAP; encoded by the exons ATGAAAGGGATAAagcatggagcctgtgattaTATGGTAAAGCCGGTGCGCCTCGAACAGCTTAGGGGCATATGGAAACATGTGGTGAAGAATAGTAAGACTGATCATGCTGTTCGGAAGTTGCCATCTGGGGATGGTGATAAAGTTGAGAAGGTTGGAGCAAACCACACCAAGAAGTATTCAAGGAAAAACAAAAAGGCTGTGGATGTTGCTGATGAGGACAACGAGAACACATCAACCCAGAAGAAGCAAAGGGTCCAGTGGTGTGGTGAGCTACACCGGAAGTTTGTAGAAGCTATCAATCAGATTGGCATGGACA GGGCTGTTCCTAAGAAGATTTTAGAAGTCATGAATGTGGAAGGCCTTACTAAAGAGAATGTCGCCAGTCATCTGCAG AAGTACAGAATCTACCTCAGAAAGCTCAACGAGGGCACATTGAGGAATTCTAATCCATTTGCTGACGAAACTGAAGCACTGTGGAGAAACATGAATGTCCCATCCTTCATTGGCTCTCCAAGCTCAAGCAACCATTTTGCAAAGATGAATTCCTTATCTGCAAATGGAACGCAAGCTTCGCTGCCCACAGAGTCAGTTCAGGTCATGAGCTCCCAGAGAAACCTGGGCATTCCTCAGTCAAACATGGAACCAGTTGGCCACAGTGTCAACCTGCCCAAAAATGCTGTGCCTATGCCAGTGCAGGATATCAGCAGATTCGTCTCTTCTGGCAAGTCCTACGCACCTGTATCGAGTGGTGAGCTGCCAGGTGCAAGCCAGTGCTTCCCTTCTGTTCCTTCTGGCAGCTCCTTTCCAAATAGTTCAAATGGTGTGGTGTTGAACACAAGCAAACCTTTCTCTGTTGATATTTCTGGGAGTTCATTTGCAAATATCTCAAATGACAGTCCACCATTGACCTCGAACATGTCCTTGTCTTCGTCTCGTTCGTGCAGCTCCTATGCGAGCATATTGCGTGGCAAGATTTTGGGGTCAATCAGAGGTATTCCTTTCGAAGACATATCAGATGGTGAGATGTTGGCTCCTTCTGGTCATTTACCACTGCAGTCTCCTGACTTGGTGACCCAGCCTTCGGCTCAACTTCAATCATGTTCTACTGGCCAATTTAACAAGGTTGCCAGCGAAGTTCACCAAATTGCAGGACCTAGTAACTCCTGGAAAGCTGCTGTGCCGTCAAGGTTTTCTGATCTTGGTCATAATGTTGGAACGTCTGAAGATCCCTCGCAGGGTAACAATTTCAAGATCAACCAGTTGTCAAGATTTGCAGGCTCCTCTGGACAGATTCCAACTTTCAGAAATGAGTATCAGAAGAAATTTGCAGGAATCACAGGGAACACCGTACCAATGGTAGGTTTCAGAGAGCAGGTGGCAGCATTCAGTTTTGGAAACAACACACACTCTACAGCGATGCCAATTGGCAATTCTTCTTTGGCTAGTTCATCAAGCACCAGACCTGACCTTCAGATAGACAATTCTGCCATGCCGACCCAGGTGCTGAATGGCGGTGGTGCAAGTGGCAACCTCCATGTTGATAGCACTGTTAATCAGCAAGCTGTTAGTGACCAATTGAATAACATCAATGAATTCCTCATGGGAACAAGTGAGGCGCAGAATGGGGGGAGCGATGACTTCGATGATTTCCTTGCTTACTTTAATCAA CAGGATTTCGTCAACAATGGTGATTCTTTCATCGATGGGGACTGGGAGTTTGCCCCTTGA